The Skermanella pratensis genome has a window encoding:
- a CDS encoding universal stress protein has protein sequence MKSILLCLDGSVYARSVCEHAAWFANRLDASVDLLHVVDIRERAPAKRQDLSGNIGIETLDHLMSEMVDQDHARSRTAQQVGRHLLDEGRTILKEAGVAKTTASLRNGAVVDVVQDLSAKADLIVMGKRGEGVDFASGHLGSNLERVVRAVDRPCLVAARAFKPIERVLIAYDGGKSARRAVSFLANSPGFKDLDIHLVLASDRPADADVVKALAWAEGELSSAGLKATCRIVQGEPEAVITGIVASDGIDLLVMGAYGHSRIRNLIIGSTTTEMIRDCRIPVLLFR, from the coding sequence ATGAAGAGCATCCTGCTATGCCTGGACGGGTCGGTCTATGCCCGCAGCGTCTGCGAGCACGCCGCCTGGTTCGCCAACCGCCTGGACGCTTCCGTCGATCTCCTGCACGTGGTCGATATCCGGGAACGCGCGCCGGCCAAGCGCCAGGACCTCAGCGGCAACATCGGCATAGAGACCCTGGACCACCTGATGAGCGAGATGGTCGACCAGGACCATGCCCGTTCCCGGACCGCCCAGCAGGTCGGCCGCCATCTCCTCGACGAAGGCCGCACGATCCTGAAAGAGGCCGGCGTCGCGAAAACGACGGCAAGCCTGCGTAACGGCGCCGTGGTCGACGTGGTCCAGGACCTGTCGGCCAAGGCCGACCTGATCGTCATGGGCAAGCGCGGCGAGGGTGTCGATTTCGCATCAGGCCACCTGGGATCGAACCTGGAGCGGGTCGTCCGCGCGGTCGATCGCCCCTGCCTGGTGGCCGCCCGCGCCTTCAAGCCCATCGAACGCGTCCTGATCGCCTATGATGGCGGCAAAAGCGCCCGGCGCGCCGTCAGCTTCCTGGCGAACTCTCCTGGTTTCAAGGATCTGGACATCCACTTGGTCCTCGCCTCCGACCGGCCCGCCGACGCCGATGTGGTCAAGGCGCTCGCCTGGGCAGAGGGGGAATTGTCCTCCGCCGGGCTCAAGGCCACGTGCCGGATCGTCCAGGGCGAGCCGGAAGCGGTCATCACCGGCATAGTGGCGTCCGACGGTATCGACCTTCTGGTCATGGGCGCCTACGGCCACTCCCGCATCCGCAACCTGATCATCGGCAGCACGACCACCGAGATGATCCGCGACTGCCGGATTCCCGTGCTCCTGTTCCGGTGA